One genomic window of Panicum hallii strain FIL2 chromosome 6, PHallii_v3.1, whole genome shotgun sequence includes the following:
- the LOC112896641 gene encoding oligopeptide transporter 1-like, giving the protein MEPQQVELSHLDGRDGRPGANGGTTDSAEEVDDCPIEEVRLTVPITDNPALPALTFRTWFLGLISCALLAFSNQFFGYRQNPLYISSLSVQIVVLPLGKLMAACLPTKAVRIRGTKWSFSLNPGPFNLKEHVLITIFANTGSNSVYAVGIITIVKAFYHREIHPLAAMLLTQTTQLMGYGWAGLFRKFLVDSPYMWWPANLVQVSLFRALHEKEKRPKGGTTRLQFFLTVLITSFAYYIVPNYLFPTISTISLVCLVWKNSVTAQQIGSGVYGLGVGSFGLDWATVAGFLGTPLSTPAFAIMNIMAGFFLIVYVIVPVAYWTDAYGAKRFPIISSHVFMANGSRYDVNKVLDPKTFEFNQAGYDGAGQINLSIFFSFTYGLSFATLAATLSHVALYHGRSIWEQTKATVRAQTGDVHTRLMKRNYAAVPQWWFQVMLVLVLGFSVFTCEGFGRQLQLPYWGVLLAAGLAFFFTLPIGIITATTNQQPGLNVVTELIIGYLYPGRPLANVAFKTYGYISMSQAIMFLQDFKLGHYMKIPPRSMFIVQLVGTVLASSVYFGTSWWLLESVPNICDPARLPEGSPWTCPGDDVFFNASIIWGVVGPLRMFGRLGRYAKMNYFFLAGALAPVPFWAASRAFPGSAWAPWLRLVNMPVLLGATGMMPPARSVNYLMWGAVGLAFNHVVYRRYKGWWARHNYVLSAGLDAGVAFMGIVSYAVLQSRGVNGVDWWGLQVDDHCALARCPTAPGVRVPGCPVH; this is encoded by the exons ATGGAGCCTCAGCAAGTCGAGCTCAGCCACTTGGACGGCCGGGATGGCAGGCCAGGCGCCAATGGTGGAACAACAG ATTCTGCGGAGGAGGTAGACGACTGCCCAATCGAGGAGGTCCGGCTCACCGTGCCCATCACCGATAACCCGGCATTGCCGGCGCTGACCTTCAGGACATGGTTCCTGGGGCTCATCTCGTGCGCGCTGCTGGCCTTCTCCAACCAGTTCTTCGGCTACCGGCAGAACCCGCTCTACATCTCCTCCCTCTCGGTGCAGATCGTCGTGCTGCCGCTCGGCAAGCTGATGGCCGCCTGCCTCCCCACGAAGGCCGTCAGAATCAGGGGCACCAAGTGGTCCTTCTCGCTGAACCCGGGGCCGTTCAACCTCAAGGAGCATGTCCTGATCACCATCTTCGCCAACACCGGCTCCAACTCGGTCTACGCCGTCGGCATCATCACCATCGTGAAGGCGTTCTACCACCGGGAGATCCATCCGCTCGCCGCCATGTTGCTCACTCAGACCACCCAG TTGATGGGTTATGGCTGGGCTGGCCTCTTCAGAAAGTTCCTTGTGGACTCCCCATACATGTGGTGGCCTGCAAACCTGGTGCAGGTTTCCCTCTTCAG AGCTTTGCACGAGAAGGAGAAGAGGCCGAAGGGAGGGACGACGAGGCTGCAGTTCTTCCTCACCGTGCTGATCACGAGCTTCGCCTACTACATTGTGCCCAACTACCTGTTCCCGACCATCTCCACCATCTCCCTGGTGTGCCTGGTGTGGAAGAACTCCGTCACCGCGCAGCAGATCGGCTCCGGCGTGTACGGCCTCGGCGTGGGCTCCTTCGGCCTGGACTGGGCCACCGTCGCCGGGTTCCTGGGCACGCCGCTGTCCACGCCGGCGTTCGCCATCATGAACATCATGGCCGGCTTCTTCCTCATCGTCTACGTGATCGTGCCCGTCGCCTACTGGACCGACGCGTACGGCGCCAAGCGCTTCCCCATCATCTCCTCCCACGTGTTCATGGCCAACGGCAGCCGGTACGACGTGAACAAGGTGCTCGACCCGAAGACCTTCGAGTTCAACCAGGCCGGCTACGACGGTGCCGGCCAGATCAATCTGAGCATCTTCTTCTCCTTCACCTACGGCCTCAGCTTCGCGACGCTCGCGGCCACCCTGTCCCACGTCGCCCTCTACCACGGCAG GTCGATCTGGGAGCAGACGAAGGCGACGGTGCGCGCGCAGACCGGCGACGTGCACACCAGGCTGATGAAGAGGAACTACGCCGCCGTGCCGCAGTGGTGGTTCCAGGTGATGCTGGTGCTGGTGCTCGGCTTCTCCGTGTTCACCTGCGAGGGCTTCGGCCGGCAGCTGCAACTCCCCTACTGGGGCGTCCTCCTGGCCGccggcctcgccttcttcttcACGCTCCCCATCGGCATCATCACCGCGACGACGAACCAA CAACCTGGGCTGAACGTTGTGACCGAGCTGATCATCGGGTACCTGTACCCTGGGCGGCCGCTCGCCAACGTGGCGTTCAAGACATACGGCTACATCAGCATGTCCCAGGCGATCATGTTCCTGCAGGACTTCAAGCTGGGCCACTACATGAAGATCCCGCCGCGCTCCATGTTCATCGTCCAG CTGGTGGGGACGGTGCTGGCGTCGTCGGTGTACTTCGGCACGTCGTGGTGGCTGCTGGAGAGCGTGCCCAACATCTGCGACCCGGCGAGGCTGCCGGAGGGGAGCCCCTGGACGTGCCCCGGCGACGACGTCTTCTTCAACGCGTCCATCATCTGGGGCGTGGTCGGCCCGCTGCGCATGTTCGGCCGGCTGGGGCGCTACGCGAAGATGAACTACTTCTTCCTCGCCGGCGCGCTGGCGCCGGTGCCGTTCTGGGCGGCGTCCCGGGCGTTCCCGGGCAGCGCGTGGGCGCCGTGGCTCCGGCTCGTCAACATGCCCGTGCTGCTCGGCGCCACGGGGATGATGCCTCCGGCGCGGTCCGTGAACTACCTCATGTGGGGCGCCGTGGGGCTCGCCTTCAACCACGTTGTCTACCGCCGGTACAAGGGGTGGTGGGCGCGCCACAACTACGTGCTCTCCGCCGGCCTCGACGCCGGCGTCGCCTTCATGGGCATCGTGTCCTACGCCGTGCTGCAGTCCAGGGGCGTCAACGGCGTCGACTGGTGGGGGCTGCAGGTCGACGACCACTGCGCGCTGGCGAGGTGCCCCACGGCGCCGGGAGTCCGCGTCCCCGGTTGCCCCGTTCACTAG
- the LOC112896643 gene encoding heterogeneous nuclear ribonucleoprotein 1-like: MGKAETRTRGRGGGGGDGGGGGNPGKIFVGGLPRDTTDATFVRHFGQYGDIIDSVIMKDRYTSQPRGFGFITYSDPAVVDKVIEDTHVINGKQVEIKRTIPKGAMQSSSKDFKTRKIFVGGLPSALTEDDFKNFFERYGTVADHQIMFDRETKRSRGFGFIVFTSEETVDDLLANGNMIDLAGSKVEIKKAEPKKSSNPPPSGRGRSSRSSYDSGSRDHPSSDNYGGLANAYGSYRGGGFDPYRSDAGFSGSRLGSYGGMGEFGVGYGRYYAGLGAYGAASSFGYPGRFGLYGGYGGAYAGGDLSAYRRTVADESFGAPGNSGFGGDADEGFGGPGSSGFGGAAYGGAYDPALGGYGPSSTPDRNKGSFTGGFGRYHPYG; the protein is encoded by the exons CTACATTTGTGAGGCATTTTGGCCAGTATGGAGACATAATTGATTCAGTAATAATGAAAGATAGGTACACATCTCAGCCACGGGGTTTTGGCTTCATTACATACTCTGACCCTGCTGTTGTTGATAAAGTGATAGAGGACACTCATGTCATCAATGGAAAGCAA GTTGAGATTAAAAGAACCATACCAAAGGGTGCAATGCAGTCTAGCTCTAAGGATTTCAAGACTAGAAAGATATTTGTTGGTGGGCTTCCCTCAGCACTAACAGAAG ACGATTTCAAGAATTTCTTTGAAAGATATGGGACTGTGGCAGACCACCAGATTATGTTTGATCGTGAAACAAAACGGTCTAGAGGCTTTGGATTTATAGTTTTTACTTCTGAGGAAACTGTAGATGATTTATTAGCAAACGGAAATATGATTGATCTTGCTGGTTCAAAG GTGGAGATCAAGAAAGCAGAACCAAAGAAATCCTCAAATCCACCTCCATCAGGGCGTGGTAGAAGTTCTAGGTCTTCATATGATAGTGGCTCTAGGGACCACCCTTCTTCTGATAACTATGGTGGATTGGCTAATGCTTATGGCAGTTACAGGGGTGGTGGATTTGATCCTTATAGGAGCGATGCAGGTTTCAGCGGTAGTAGGCTTGGCAGCTATGGTGGGATGGGTGAATTTGGTGTTGGATATGGTCGTTACTATGCAGGATTAGGGGCGTATGGAGCTGCATCTTCATTTGGTTATCCCGGTCGCTTTGGGTTATATGGAGGTTATGGTGGAGCTTATGCTGGTGGGGACTTGAGTGCCTATAGGCGCACTGTTGCTGATGAGAGCTTTGGCGCCCCTGGTAATTCTGGTTTTGGTGGTGATGCTGATGAGGGCTTTGGTGGCCCTGGTAGTTCTGGCTTTGGTGGTGCTGCCTATGGTGGGGCATATGATCCTGCTCTAGGTGGTTATGGACCTTCTAGCACACCTGACAGGAATAAGGGAAGCTTTACTGGTGGATTTGGACGATATCACCCGTATGGATGA